GCGCGCCGGAACCCCTGCCGGGGTTCGATGTCACTTCCGACCCGACCGGTGGTTTTCGCTGTGCTCGACCACCGGCTATTGGCTATTTGCCCTCCGGGCAATGGGACCGGACCAGGGGGAAACCTGTTAGGACCGGCCCGGCTCCGAGGGACCATCCGCGGACAAGCGGGAGCGCTTGTCCCTACCTTTGAATGGTGGATTGATAATCGAGAGAGATGCGGCGTGTTGGCGCGAGACTGGTGAGGGATCTCATTGCCCGGAGGGCATGCAGCGAATAGCCGGTGGTCGAGCGCAGCGAAAACCACCGGTAGGTCCACGCATGGAATTGAACCCCGGATGGGGTTCTGGCAATGCGCCCCGATACCCGGATGAAGTTCGCAGAGCCGTGATGCCGAAGAAACCTTCGGGTTGGTGCGGAAGGTGGATATCGAGGTGACTTCCCGCGCGCCGGAACCCCTGCCGGGGTTCCATCTCGCCTCCAACATAACCGGTGGTTTTCGCTGCGCTCGACCACCGGCTATTGGCTATTTGCCCTCCGGGCAATGAGACCGGCCCTGCCACCGGGCAATGAGACCGGCCCTGTCTCCGGGCAATGAGACCGGCCCTGTCTCCGGGCAATGAGACCGGCCCTGTCTCCGGGCAATGAGACCGGCCCTGTCTCCGGGCAATGAGACCGGCCCTGTCTCCGGGCAATGGGACCGGCCCTGTCTCCGGGCAATGGGACCGGCCCTGCCTCCGGGCAATGGGACCTTCCTCACACCGCCGCGGCCATCACCGAGTCCATCACCTCCAGGCAACGGCGGTTCTGCTCGGGCGTGCCGATGGAAATGCGGACCCAGTCCGGCAGCTTGTAGCCGCTCATGGCGCGGATGATCACGCCTTGCTTCAGCATGTCGCGGAAGAGCTTGTCGCCCTCACCCACCTTCACGAGGATGAAGTTCGCGACGCTCGGCACATACTCGAGGCCGCGCTCCTTGAAGGCCGCTTCATAGAAAGCCAGGCCTTCCTTGTTGATCGCCCTTGTCTTCGCGACGTGATCGGCATCTTCCAGCGCGGCGAGGGCGCCGGCCTGGGCGATGGCGTTCGTGTTGAATGGCTGGCGAGCTTTCTGGAGAATCTCCGCGACGCCCTTCGAACAGAGGCCGTAGCCAATGCGCAGAGCGGCGAGACCGTGGATCTTCGAGCAGGTGCGCAGCACCGCCACATTGCGGCCTTCACGCACGTACTTCAGCACATCCGGCGCATCATCGAGGAACTCGTGATACGCCTCGTCAAAGGCCACCACCACGTGATCCGGAACGCGGGCCATGAAACGGTCCAGCGCTTCCTGGCCGACGACGGTGCCGGTCGGGTTATTCGGATTCGCGATGAAGACGAGGCGCGTGTTCGGCGTGATCGCATCCGCCATCGCCTCCAGATCGTGGACGAAATTCGGATCCGGCACTTCCACGTACTTCGCGCCGAAGAGGGTCGCCATCAGCTTGTAGACGACGAATGCGTGCTCCGCGGCGATGAGTTCCGCCTGCGGATTCAGGAAGCTGTGGCAGAGCAGCTCGATGATTTCATTCGAGCCGTTTCCGAGCACGACGTTGGAGATATCCATGTCGAAGCGCTTCGCGATGGCGGTGCGCAATTTCCAGCCGCCACCATCCGGGTAAATATGCGACTCACCGAGCGCCTTCTCCATCGCCGCCTTCGCCAGCGGCGAGGGTCCCAGGGGATTTTCATTGGACGCGACCTTCACGATGTCTGCCGGGTTCAGCCCCAGCTCGCGTGCGGTTTCTTCGATGGGCTTGCCGGGCTCGTAGGCGATGAGATCGCAGACGAAGCGGTTGGCGGATTGCTCGATGGCCATGCCGCAGGCTAGGCGGGGCACCGGCGGGGGGCAAGAGCGGAGAGGAAGTTCGGGCCGCGCCTGCGGAGCGAGGGGTCCGGTGCATCGAAATCACCCCTCGACCGCGGGCCATTCCTCATATCTCATCTGCGCGCCTCCACCCCATGTTTTCCACCCGCCCCCTCCTGCCTCTCCTCCTCGCCGCCGCCGGGATCTCGAGTCTTCCGGCTGCTTCCACGCCCCTCTCCCTCGTCATCCGGGAAGACCAGCGGCTGAGCGTCTCCGGCCTGCCCGCGGAACTCGCCGCGAAGAGCTTCGGCGGACAACTCCAGGTCAGCGGAAATACCGCCATCTTCC
This portion of the Luteolibacter luteus genome encodes:
- the hisC gene encoding histidinol-phosphate transaminase; protein product: MAIEQSANRFVCDLIAYEPGKPIEETARELGLNPADIVKVASNENPLGPSPLAKAAMEKALGESHIYPDGGGWKLRTAIAKRFDMDISNVVLGNGSNEIIELLCHSFLNPQAELIAAEHAFVVYKLMATLFGAKYVEVPDPNFVHDLEAMADAITPNTRLVFIANPNNPTGTVVGQEALDRFMARVPDHVVVAFDEAYHEFLDDAPDVLKYVREGRNVAVLRTCSKIHGLAALRIGYGLCSKGVAEILQKARQPFNTNAIAQAGALAALEDADHVAKTRAINKEGLAFYEAAFKERGLEYVPSVANFILVKVGEGDKLFRDMLKQGVIIRAMSGYKLPDWVRISIGTPEQNRRCLEVMDSVMAAAV